A stretch of Schaalia odontolytica DNA encodes these proteins:
- a CDS encoding ECF transporter S component, producing MASTAPSLRWRVIDIVTAAVLGVACGLIFVVWNQVGNAALEGLKAITPGLDGLATGVWLLGGTLGGYVIRKPGAALFVELMAATVSMALGSQWAVETIYSGLAQGIGAELVFALVAYRRFNAAIVGVAGAVSFAFEWVLELFLYGHIEKGLLYNVIYLVCGAVSGVVLAGILAWALTNALAKTGALDRFASGRGARELV from the coding sequence ATGGCATCCACTGCTCCGTCCCTCCGCTGGAGGGTCATTGACATCGTCACCGCCGCCGTCCTGGGCGTCGCGTGTGGCCTCATTTTTGTCGTCTGGAACCAGGTGGGTAATGCCGCCCTGGAGGGCCTCAAGGCCATAACCCCCGGCCTGGACGGACTTGCGACGGGCGTCTGGCTGCTGGGTGGCACGCTCGGCGGCTACGTCATCCGTAAGCCCGGTGCCGCGCTCTTCGTTGAGCTGATGGCCGCGACCGTCTCCATGGCTCTGGGATCCCAGTGGGCCGTCGAGACCATCTACTCGGGTCTCGCGCAGGGCATTGGTGCCGAGCTCGTCTTCGCCCTCGTCGCATACCGCCGCTTCAATGCGGCAATCGTGGGCGTTGCGGGCGCCGTGTCCTTCGCGTTCGAGTGGGTTCTCGAGCTCTTCCTTTACGGCCACATCGAGAAGGGCCTGCTCTACAACGTGATCTACCTCGTGTGCGGCGCCGTCTCGGGCGTGGTCCTGGCGGGCATCCTCGCCTGGGCGCTGACGAACGCGCTGGCAAAGACAGGCGCCCTGGATCGCTTTGCCTCCGGCCGTGGAGCGCGTGAGCTTGTCTGA
- a CDS encoding ATP-binding cassette domain-containing protein: protein MDEAHSASSRPASSPDGQVPLGEGAGARVCARGWGWRHAGRKNAALSGVDLDIAPGERVLVLGPSGSGKSTLMGGLAGLLGGAEEGEATGTLTVDGVAPADARGRVGLLMQDPEAQVVLARVGDDVAFGMENMGVAREEIWPRVENSLEAVGLSVPLDHSTTELSGGQKQRLALASILAMGPGLLLLDEPTANLDPSGVAEVRAAVETVVERTGATVVVVEHRVDVWASLVDRVIVVADGAIAADGPLDEVLAQQGEALRERGIWLPGDDVAAEVGPAPEVPPASSVGAEEGAEGRARGATPIARVTDLTIGYDASAPVRSGIDLTIERGVSTCIVGANGAGKSTFALTLAGLLPPLEGAVEVETADGTAGDPHEWSSKQLLGRMSMVFQEPEYQFLAPTVAEELAIGPRAAGMTDEEIAPLVDEHLEALGLTKLARANPMTLSGGEKRRLSVATALISAPELLILDEPTFGQDRGTWLGLVRLLRAALERGVTLVSITHDPAFVAAMGQRVIDLGQVGTRGAAPEDSTDEAGAAPAGNAHDQGPKRGARGLLARTNPVARVLALLVATTPLLITIDPVSAAVAVILELALMPLSGVSARSFFLKATPLLLAAPLGAASMLLYASPGGTVYWQFGPAAISDHSMWLALGIGLRMCAIVLPAIALLDRIDPTDMGDGLAQILHLPARPVLAALAGARMMSLMAADWKALERARRARGVGDSSRIRSFLRGSFSLLVFALRRSGKLATTMEARGFGAAGKRTWARPSRLRAADAVLMVVAIALPAIALAASIWAGTFALVGR, encoded by the coding sequence ATGGACGAGGCCCACTCCGCCTCCTCCCGCCCCGCTTCCTCCCCGGATGGCCAGGTGCCGCTGGGTGAGGGGGCGGGCGCGCGCGTGTGCGCGCGCGGCTGGGGATGGCGTCACGCTGGGCGTAAGAACGCCGCGCTGTCGGGTGTTGATCTCGATATCGCGCCGGGCGAGCGCGTGCTGGTGCTGGGCCCGTCCGGGTCGGGCAAGTCGACGCTCATGGGCGGCTTGGCCGGTCTGCTGGGCGGCGCCGAGGAGGGCGAGGCCACCGGCACGCTCACCGTGGACGGCGTCGCTCCGGCTGATGCCAGGGGCCGCGTGGGCCTGCTCATGCAGGACCCCGAGGCCCAGGTGGTCCTCGCCCGCGTGGGCGACGACGTGGCCTTCGGCATGGAAAACATGGGGGTCGCGCGTGAGGAGATCTGGCCGCGCGTGGAGAACTCGCTCGAGGCTGTGGGCCTGAGCGTCCCCCTGGATCATTCGACGACGGAGCTGTCGGGCGGGCAGAAGCAGCGCCTGGCTCTGGCGTCGATTCTCGCGATGGGCCCGGGCCTGCTGCTCCTGGACGAGCCCACCGCGAACCTGGACCCGAGCGGCGTCGCCGAGGTGCGCGCCGCCGTCGAAACCGTCGTCGAGCGCACGGGCGCGACCGTGGTCGTCGTCGAGCACCGTGTCGACGTGTGGGCCTCCCTCGTGGATCGCGTCATCGTGGTCGCGGACGGCGCGATCGCCGCAGACGGCCCGCTCGACGAGGTCCTCGCGCAGCAGGGCGAGGCCCTGCGTGAGCGCGGCATCTGGCTTCCCGGCGACGACGTCGCCGCCGAGGTCGGCCCCGCCCCCGAGGTCCCCCCGGCCTCGTCCGTGGGCGCGGAAGAGGGCGCGGAAGGGAGAGCGCGAGGCGCCACCCCGATCGCCCGCGTCACCGACCTGACGATCGGCTACGACGCGTCCGCCCCCGTGCGCAGCGGCATCGACTTGACGATCGAGCGCGGGGTCTCCACTTGCATCGTTGGCGCTAACGGCGCCGGAAAATCGACCTTTGCACTGACGCTCGCGGGCCTCCTGCCGCCCCTGGAGGGCGCCGTCGAGGTCGAGACCGCCGACGGCACGGCAGGCGACCCCCACGAGTGGTCCAGCAAGCAACTCCTGGGCCGCATGTCGATGGTCTTCCAGGAGCCCGAATACCAGTTCCTGGCTCCCACCGTCGCCGAGGAGCTCGCGATCGGCCCGCGCGCCGCCGGCATGACCGACGAAGAGATCGCTCCCCTCGTCGACGAACACCTCGAGGCCCTGGGCCTCACCAAACTCGCGCGCGCCAACCCCATGACCCTCTCGGGCGGCGAGAAGCGCCGCCTGTCGGTGGCGACCGCGCTCATCAGCGCCCCCGAGCTGCTCATCCTCGACGAGCCGACCTTCGGCCAGGATCGCGGCACGTGGCTCGGCCTCGTGCGCCTGCTGCGCGCCGCCCTCGAGCGCGGCGTCACCCTGGTGTCGATCACGCACGACCCCGCGTTCGTGGCCGCGATGGGCCAGCGCGTCATCGACCTCGGGCAGGTCGGCACGCGTGGCGCAGCCCCCGAGGATTCGACGGACGAGGCCGGGGCCGCCCCCGCCGGGAACGCACACGATCAGGGCCCGAAGCGCGGCGCCCGAGGCCTCCTCGCGCGTACGAATCCCGTCGCCCGCGTGCTCGCCCTCCTGGTCGCAACGACGCCCCTGCTGATCACGATTGACCCGGTGAGCGCGGCCGTTGCCGTCATTCTCGAGCTCGCGCTCATGCCCCTGTCGGGCGTGTCTGCGCGCAGCTTCTTCCTGAAGGCGACGCCGCTGCTGCTGGCCGCGCCGCTGGGTGCGGCGTCCATGCTGCTCTACGCCTCACCGGGCGGAACCGTGTACTGGCAGTTCGGGCCGGCAGCGATCTCGGACCACTCGATGTGGCTGGCGCTGGGTATCGGCCTGCGCATGTGCGCGATTGTCCTGCCTGCGATTGCTCTGCTCGACCGCATCGATCCGACCGACATGGGCGACGGCCTCGCGCAGATCCTGCACCTGCCCGCCCGCCCCGTGCTGGCGGCGCTCGCGGGCGCGCGCATGATGTCGCTGATGGCGGCCGACTGGAAGGCCCTCGAGCGGGCGCGCCGTGCCCGAGGCGTGGGCGACTCCTCGCGCATCCGTTCCTTCCTGCGAGGCTCCTTTTCGCTGCTGGTCTTCGCGCTGCGTCGCTCCGGCAAGCTGGCCACCACGATGGAGGCCCGGGGCTTCGGCGCGGCAGGCAAGCGAACGTGGGCACGCCCCTCGCGCCTGCGCGCCGCCGATGCCGTCCTCATGGTTGTCGCGATCGCCCTGCCCGCGATCGCGCTGGCCGCGAGCATCTGGGCGGGCACCTTCGCCCTGGTGGGCCGATGA